A window of the Miscanthus floridulus cultivar M001 chromosome 14, ASM1932011v1, whole genome shotgun sequence genome harbors these coding sequences:
- the LOC136502862 gene encoding uncharacterized protein has protein sequence MIVRPITTNEKLSSNIVHTGSTPRYIKAKALVDKIVFRLWINFWKSLEEDFLKKMGQYVGGGLAVSLAWFSYTLMLALGLDVGILDKLRGHERVQSEENKIALKILAEILERKDRRLKQLEEENKKIREESQRARKAHKKEVGDLEEEVRDLKAAIQALEERERGNKTKEGFEKDEQSEPRTSS, from the exons ATGATTGTTAGACCCATCACTACTAATGAAAag CTGTCTTCCAACATTGTTCACACCGGCTCCACCCCAAGGTACATCAAAGCTAAAGCACTTGTAGATAAGATTGTCTTCAGACTGTGGATCAATTTTTGGAAAAG CCTGGAGGAGGATTTCCTTAAAAAGATGGGGCAGTATGTGGGCGGCGGGCTTGCGGTAAGCTTAGCTTGGTTTTCTTATACCCTCATGTTGGCACTTGGACTGGACGTTGGAATTCTGGACAAACTCAGAGGTCATGAAAGGGTGCAAAGCGAAGAAAATAAGATTGCACTAAAGATTTTGGCCGAGATACTTGAGCGTAAGGACAGGAGATTGAAACAGCTCGAGGAGGAAAATAAGAAGATCCGTGAAGAATCACAGAGGGCAAGAAAAGCGCACAAGAAGGAAGTAGGTGATTTGGAAGAAGAGGTGAGGGATTTGAAGGCGGCAATCCAGGCTCTGGAAGAACGTGAACGTGGAAATAAGACAAAGGAAGGCTTTGAGAAG GATGAGCAATCTGAGCCCAGGACTTCGTCTTGA